A segment of the Patescibacteria group bacterium genome:
CTTAATAGCTGAACCAGGCTGCCGGTAAGCCAAAATAACATTATAAGCACCACCAATTTCGTCATTAAAATAATTTTTTGAGCCAACCATTGCTAAAATATCGCCACCACCTGGATCAGTTACTACTATGGCACCGTTAGAAACCTTTAAACGCTCTAACTTTTCTACCTCCTCCCTTACCTGCTCAAAAGCAAAATCTTGTAATTCCAGGTCTAAGGTAGTATAAACCTGCAACCCTTCCTTAAAAACTGCGTCCTCGCCAAAAGTCTCTACCAGTACTTGACGAACATACATTGAAAAGTGAGGAGCACGAAAAGCAGAGGACTGGTAAACAAAGTCAATATCTTCTTCAATAGCATTTTCTTGCTCTTCCGCAGTAATATATCCAAACTCCACCATCTTCTGCAAAACCTTACTCTGCCGTTTTTTTATTGTCTCCTTCCCATGTAAATAAGGTGAAAGCGCTGTCGGAGCTCTTGTAAGTGCAACCAGAGCAGCAGACTCTCCCAATGTAAGCTCTTCTACACTTTTACCAAAATAAAACTGAGAAGCAGTTCCAACTCCATGGTAAACACCACCATAAGAAACCTCATTTAAATACGCTTCTAGTATTTCATCTTTCGAGTAGCGTAATTCCAAAAGGGTAGCAATAATAACTTCTTTAACCTTTCGGCTAACAGTTTGCTCTGAGGTAAGAAAAGCATTTTTCGCAAACTGCTGGGTTAAAGTGGAGGCGCCTTGTAAGTTTTTTTTAAAAATAATAGAATGTAAGGCGCGCCCGATTGCCACAGGATCAAACCCCACGTGGTTGTAAAAGCGGGCATCTTCCATAGCAATAACAGCATTTCGCAAATTCTCCGGAATTTTTTCAAGCGGAACCCACACCCGATTTTCCTCACGGAAAATTTCATATATTAGTTCCCCATTCCGATCATAAACTAGCGTCGTTAAATCAGGCTCATACTTCAGAGAAATATCTTTAAAAAGAAGAACCAAACCTCCCAAACTAATTACAAAAATGAAAATACCAACAAATATAAACTTTTGTAAACACTTCAAAAATTCTTTCTTTTCAATCATCCTCATCTGTAACTATATCTTACCGCATAAACAACATCATCTACCACCAGCAAAGAGAACACAGGCAAAAAATAGTCCTGACCCGCAGGGTTCAGGACTCAAAAAGGCACCATGATACTTGCTAGCTCCAACTGCCATGTGTAACAGTTACGACTTGTGGGGTGTCAGCCTTCTACAACCTCAACCTTAAAATCTTCACCCGGTTGAAGTTGGTCAGAAAGTGTCTGTTGTTTAATATAATCTCCAAAGGATTCAACAGCAGCGTTATTTTCCTTATTGGCAGGATAGGTAGCAATGATCTGATCATCCCATTCACAGCCTGCTTTCTTACGTGCTTTTTGTATATTTCTAACCAATTCTCTAGCCACACCTTCTAAACGCAGCTCTTCCGTAATTTCTGTATCCAGCTTTACTTCCAATTCTCCCTTGCCTTCCTTAAATTCTATATCTTTGATGTTCAATTCATCTTTGATGATTTGGGTATACTGGTCCGCTGCCGCATTCCCCAGCAGAAAAGAAGCCCCAGGGGCTTCTCCTGCGGCAGCCTTCATCTCTACAGTCATCTTGTCTAACGGCTGGCGGACCTTGATCCCCGCATCGCGGCGAGCGGCGTGGCCCTTCTCCACAATTTCGCGGACAATCTTCATATTTTTAAGAACATCGTTGTCCGTCAAATACTCATGGTACTTGGGCCAACTGGTTAAATGAACTGAATCCAACTTACCTAAAACATCGGTTTCCTCTCCTTCTATATTTTGTGGTTCCGTCAAAACCTGATACATTATCTCAGTTGTAAAGGGGATAAATGGAGCAAGAACTTTAGTCAAGCGCAACAATACCCCATACAATGTTTGGTAAGCGCAAAACTTATCATTATTATTATTGGGAGCAGTCGGACCAACCCGATTACGAATTCTTCGAATATACCAAGTAGAGAGATCTTTAACCACAAAACCCTCCAAAATCTGTGCTGCTTTATGGTGTTCATATTTTTCCAAATACTCTTTGGCCTCCTTAAACGTTTCATTTGATTTAGAAATAATCCACTTATCCATTACATTTAATTGGTAAGTATCCAAAGTAAACTTTTCCTCCCCCTCCGGCAACTTCATTGCCTCTGCCGGATCAAAATTGTCCAAACGAGCATAAGTTACAAAATATTTAAAAGAATTCCAAAGAATAAAAAGAAACCGTCTTTTTACTTCCCTAGCCGGGCCGTAACCAAATTTTAAATTGTGGGAAGGATCTTGTGTTACATACAACCAACGCATAGGATCTACTCCCATTTTTTCGGCAGCGTCATCAAACCAAATTGCATTACCCTTAGATTTGTGCATCTCTTCTCCGTGCTCATCCTTAACTAAACCGTGCCCCAACAAAGTCTTAAAAGGCGCTCTTTTTTCCAACACAGTACTCATCGCCAAGAGAGAATAAAACCAATTTTTAAACTGCCCGGGAAAACACTCCAAAACCAAGTCAGCTGGAAACCATTTCTCCCAATAATCACGATCTTCGAAATAATTGAGGGTAGAATAAGCAACAATTCCCGCATCCAACCACGGATTACCAACACCTTCAACCCTACTTGCTACGCCCCCACATTTTGAACATTCAATCTTTACAGCGTCCACATAAGGGCGGTGGGGAGTATGCGCCTCAAACTCTTCCCAACCGCTTATCGCCCGCTCCCCAAGTTCTTCCCTAGAACCAATCACTTCAAAATGACCACAATCACTACATTCCCAAATGGGCAAGCAAAGCCCCCAATAACGCTTTTTGGAAATTAACCAATCTTCCATATTATTAAGCCAATCCAACTCCCGCTTGTACCCAAACTCCGGTATCCACTCTACATCCTTTATATTTTCCTTTAGCTCAGCGCGATAATTACGGGCACCTTCCATTTTTTCATCATCCATGGCAATGTACCACTCGTCTACCACTCGCCACACCAACTCGGTTTTACAACGCCAACAAGTAGGGTAGCGGTGAGTGTAAGGCACAATCTCAAAGAAAAATCTACCATCTTCCCTACTCTTAAGATCATCCAAAATAATATCAGGATAGTTCTTGGCATTTTGATCCGAAAAATCACCAAATCCCTCCAAGTAATTACCTGACTCATCAATAACAGGTAAAACTGGTATATCTTCTTGTTTACCCAACCGAAAATCTTCTGTCCCACAACCGGGAGCAATGTGAACAATCCCCGTACCTTGAAAAGGGTCGACAGAGAGAATAAGAGGGTCAGCAGCAACTACTTTGTATTTATTCTCCCCCACAACACTCTTTGTAGCTTCAAAATCAGCATACGGCGCTGTGTAAGATAAACCAATCAGATCAGAACCTTTAAATTCCCGAACCTTTTCTCCCGACTTCACAACATCCAAAGCATTTAGGGTTTCTATCTCTTCCTCGCTCTCCTTTTTGGAGGTAGATTTACCCGTCTCCTGATCCGGGTCGGCAAAAATGAGATATTCCCCCGAAGCTGTTTTCCACAACCAATAGGTTAATTCTGGATCTACAGCTAAAGCCATATTTCCAGGAATAGTCCAAGGCGTAGTTGTCCAAACTAACAACTTGACAGTTGCCGCAGGATAAGCCCCTGGGGCTTCTTGTCCGCAGCCCCAAAGGCTGGAGAACCTGCCTTGCCGGCAGGCAGGTGCGGAAGCATCTTCAACCAAAGGAAGTTTAAAGAAAATAGAATCGTGAGTTAATTCCTGATATTCTTCGGTGAGAATTTCGTGTTGAGATATAGCTGTACCACAACGGGGACACCACGGAACACTATCCCGACCTTGGTAAAGATTACCGTCTTGCCAAACTTTCTTAAGAAAGTGCCAAATCGCATAATTATTTTCCGCACTCATTGTGTAATAATCATTACCCCAATCCATAAAATAACCCAAGCGTTTTGATTGCTCGGTTTGGACTTGGGCAAAATGCTTAGTATGTTCCTTACATTTTTCTACAAACTTTCCAACTCCATACTCTTCAATATCTTTCTTATTTTCAAACCCCAGTTTCTTTTCCACCTCTACCTCCACCCACAAACCCTGATTATCAAAACCGTTTTGAAACCGCTCCTTAAAGCCGCACATATTGTTAAACCGCTGATACATATCCTTAAGAGTTCTCCCCCAGGCATGGTGGACACCCATTGGGTTATTAGCAGTAATGGGACCATCTAAAAAGGAAAAGCGCTTCTCTGCCTTCTTATTTTTTTGCAAATACTTCTGCAATATTCTATTATCCTCCCAAAAACTGAGGATCTCATGTTCCAATTTAGCAAAATCTATTTTTGACGAAACTTTTCTAAACATAATTTGTAAAGACTAAAGATTATTAAACCAATCCTATCATACACATCTAAAACAAAAAAATCCCGACTGTCGTCGGGACAACCGTAAACTAAAGCTGCTCTAAACAGCCCTAGCTACGCAATTGCATAATAATTTTCTTTAACTGAGAACACTGCATCCTCTTCATTTTATTAGGATAACGCGTTTTCGTCAAGCCTAGCAGCTTCTTCAAAAACATACAGCCACCTAAGCAACGTCTTAATAAATTCTAAGTAAGGGGTAAATACTTCCTCTTATTTACTCCTCTGGTTCTACCACCGGTTCGCTGTTTTCAGTAGGCCCCCGTGGTTCACTTGGGAGTTCGCCCTCTTTAGGCGAAGGCTCTTCCTGAGCTTGCTGTTGGGGTTTTTGTTCTGAAGTCTCTGATTCAGGTTCCTGCTCGGCTTCTGGTTCTATCTCTTTTTCTTCTTCTTCCTGTTCTTCTTCCTTAACTTCGTGGGAACTTTCTTCCTGAGCAGCATTTTCTGAAGCATCTGGAACCGTACTCCAGCTTTCCATACCAGCAGCTGTCTCATCCTCACTCTCTTTTTCTTTAACTTCTTCAAGCCCACCCGCATCCTCGCTTACCCTAACCTGTTCCGCTTCCTCCAGATCCCCTTCTTTCATATCTTTCCCTTTACGCTCTTCCACTACTTTAGAAATCTCTTCCAACTTTTCTTCTGCTTCCACCTCTATATCAGAGCCATCCCCTGCTTTTACACGTGACTCTTCTCCTTCTTCTTCAAAATTACTTTCCCCTGCAGCCTTATCTAACTGTGCTTTAAGCGTAGAAATATCTCCAGAGCCGCTTTTTTTCTGAATCAATACCAAAACTAGCCAAGCAAATAAGAAAACACCACCAAGAATTAAAAAAATTAAGTAAACTGGCACTAACTATCACCTCCTTAGGCTAAACATAACAATAAGTAATTTGTGTGTCATAAACAGAATCATATTTCCTCACCCGTTCTTCAAAATTGCGCGCCCGTCCAATAAGAATAATAGTAAGTATTATTCCCAAAAGAGTTAAAATTGTTAAAGATAAATAAGCAAAATTCTTCCCCATCTCAGAAAATAATAACACACTTGCCATCTAAATCCAGCAAATTTATTATCTACACTCCTAATCAAAAGTTAGCGGATTATCTTGTTTGTAATTTAAGTTATTTTTTACTGCTATCTCTGCTTTAACCAGCTCACGTCCTAAA
Coding sequences within it:
- the ileS gene encoding isoleucine--tRNA ligase, with translation MFRKVSSKIDFAKLEHEILSFWEDNRILQKYLQKNKKAEKRFSFLDGPITANNPMGVHHAWGRTLKDMYQRFNNMCGFKERFQNGFDNQGLWVEVEVEKKLGFENKKDIEEYGVGKFVEKCKEHTKHFAQVQTEQSKRLGYFMDWGNDYYTMSAENNYAIWHFLKKVWQDGNLYQGRDSVPWCPRCGTAISQHEILTEEYQELTHDSIFFKLPLVEDASAPACRQGRFSSLWGCGQEAPGAYPAATVKLLVWTTTPWTIPGNMALAVDPELTYWLWKTASGEYLIFADPDQETGKSTSKKESEEEIETLNALDVVKSGEKVREFKGSDLIGLSYTAPYADFEATKSVVGENKYKVVAADPLILSVDPFQGTGIVHIAPGCGTEDFRLGKQEDIPVLPVIDESGNYLEGFGDFSDQNAKNYPDIILDDLKSREDGRFFFEIVPYTHRYPTCWRCKTELVWRVVDEWYIAMDDEKMEGARNYRAELKENIKDVEWIPEFGYKRELDWLNNMEDWLISKKRYWGLCLPIWECSDCGHFEVIGSREELGERAISGWEEFEAHTPHRPYVDAVKIECSKCGGVASRVEGVGNPWLDAGIVAYSTLNYFEDRDYWEKWFPADLVLECFPGQFKNWFYSLLAMSTVLEKRAPFKTLLGHGLVKDEHGEEMHKSKGNAIWFDDAAEKMGVDPMRWLYVTQDPSHNLKFGYGPAREVKRRFLFILWNSFKYFVTYARLDNFDPAEAMKLPEGEEKFTLDTYQLNVMDKWIISKSNETFKEAKEYLEKYEHHKAAQILEGFVVKDLSTWYIRRIRNRVGPTAPNNNNDKFCAYQTLYGVLLRLTKVLAPFIPFTTEIMYQVLTEPQNIEGEETDVLGKLDSVHLTSWPKYHEYLTDNDVLKNMKIVREIVEKGHAARRDAGIKVRQPLDKMTVEMKAAAGEAPGASFLLGNAAADQYTQIIKDELNIKDIEFKEGKGELEVKLDTEITEELRLEGVARELVRNIQKARKKAGCEWDDQIIATYPANKENNAAVESFGDYIKQQTLSDQLQPGEDFKVEVVEG